GGCCATAACGGTCGCTGATGGTGCCCACGATGGGCACGGTGATGGTGGTCGCCAGCGAATACGCGGTAAAGGCCCAGGCATACAGGTGAAACCCGCCCAGGTCCGAAATCACGCGCGGCATGGCGCTGCCGACCACGGTCATGTTCAAGCTGGAGAGAAACAGCACCGTCAGGATGCCGACGAAGGCCAGGATCTTGTCACGGTGGGTCAGGCCTGCGCCAGCGGGTGAGGCGACGGGAGCGGTCATGCGCCTACCTCCTCGCGGGCCGGCGTTTCAGCGCGCGGCTTCCCAGCGTGCAGGGCGAGGGCGGCCTCCAGCCCCTCCAGCGCCAGGAGTGCGGCGTGCACCTGCGCGGGCGGCAGGTGGCCGAACTGCGCTCGCACGATGTCGTGGGCCGCGGCGCGGGTGCGGGCGCGGGCCATCTCGCCTGCCGGGGTCAGGCGCAGGCGCTGCCGGCGGAGGTCACCGGGGTCGGGTACCCGCTCCAGCAGGCCCTGCCCGGCCAGCTTGGTCACGATGCGCGTGACGGTGGGGGCGGGCAGGCGGTGGTGTTCGGCCACCGCGCCGGGCGTCTCCAGCCCGTCCATCACCGCGCCCAGCACCAGCACTTCCTTGGTGTTGAGGTTCACCGCCTGTTCCAGCGGCTCGTCCAGCGCCTGCCGGAAATGCCGCGAGAGCCGCAGCGTGTGCCGGACCAGCCGGTACACCTCGTCCTGCGAAAAGGAGGAATGGGAAGAAGTCATTTCAACTGAAAGTATTTCATCTGGAAGGAGAACTGTCATCCTCCTGTCCCACTGGGGGGAACAGCCGCAAACCCGCCAGCCCGTCCCGCTGCTCGGAGAGGTGCACCCCCTGCACCAGATGCGCCCTCAGCACGCCGGGCAGCCAGGGGAGGCAGTCCGGCGGGAGGGACTCCGGGCTGAACCAGGCCACCTCCGACGTCTCGGGGGAGGTGTGGGGACGGCCTTCCCACGTCTGCGCCAGGAACAGGAAGTCGGTGCCCACGACCCCTTCCAGGTCGTAGCGGCTCACGCCCAGGAACCGCAGGGTCGCCGGGTCCACGCGCACCCCGACCTCTTCGCGGGCCTCGCGCGCCGCCGCCTCGGCCAGGCCCTCGCCCGGCTCCACGTGGCCGCCGGGCAGGCCCCAGAGGCCCTCGCCGTAGGACACGCCCGCGCGGCGGCCCAGCAGCACGTGCCCTTCCCGGTCCAGAAGCACCAGCCAGGCCACCAGATGAAAGGTCATGGCCCAGGGTAATGGCTCAGGGGAAACGCCGGGGCCGGCTCGCCAGCAGCCCCGTCACGAGCGTCAGGCCCGTGCCCACGAGCAGGAAGCCCAGGGGCGCGTTCCAGCCGTGCGTGCGGTCGTGCAGCGCCCCGAAGATGAACGGCCCCGTCGCGGCCAGCAGGTAGCCGAAGCCCTGTGCCAGCGCCGAGAGCTGCGGCACCTGCGCCGGGTGCGCGGCCCGCTGCGCGATGAAGACCAGGGCCAGCGGGAAAGTGCTGCCGCACCCCGCCCCCAGCAGCAGAATCCAGGGCAGCGGCCACCCCGGCGCGAGCAGCAGCCCCAGCAGCCCCGCGCCGATCAGCGCCGCGGCCCCCGCCACCAGCAGGGAGGGCTTCCGCAGCCGCGCGGCCAGGACCGGCACCACCAGCGTGAAGGGCAGTTGCACCACGTTCCCGGCCGCAAGCAGCAGGCCACCCGCGGCGGCGCTCAGCCCGTGGTCCTGAAGCACGCGCGGGAGCCACGTCAGCCAGGTGAAGAACACCAGCCCCTGAAAGCCCATGAACAGCGTCACGGGGAGGGCGTAGGGGTTGCGCCACACCGAGGCCCCCTGCCCGGTGGCCCGCTCGTGCGTCTGCCGCCCGAACAGGGCCGGGAGCCAGGCCAGCACGCCCGCCACCGCCAGCCACACCCATACGCCCAGGGAGGCCCGCCAGGAGCCGCCCAGCGCGGTTCGCAGCGGCACCGCCAGCCCGGAGGCCAGCGCCGCGCCGCTCACCACTGCCAGCGTGTAGACGCCCGTCATCAGGCCGACCCGCTCGGGAAAGTCGCGCTTGACCAGGCTGGGCAGCAGCACGTTGATGACGGCGATGCCCGCCCCGACCAGCACCGTGCCCAGCAGAATCCAGGGCAGGGACGGCCCCACCCGCAGCAGCGCCCCGACCCCGATGACGGCGGTGCTAGCCAGAATCACCGTCTCGGAACTGCGCCGCCGGGTCAGCAGTGGGGCCAGCGGCGCGAGCAGGCCCCAGCACAGCAGCGGAATGGTGGTCAGCAGGCCGGCGGTGGCCGCGTTCACCCGCAACTCCGCCTGAATCTGCGCCAGCAGCGGCCCGAACCCGGCGATGGTCGGGCGCAGGTTGAGCGCCACCAGCACGAGGCCCAGAATCAGCCAGACGCGCGGTGGGCGGCGTGGGCGCGCGGGGGCAGGCTGCGGCCCCCGCTCCTCCTGTCCGGTGTCCTGTGGTCTGGAATACATGGTCCTCCCGCCCGGTGTTGCCCGGAATCCGTCCATGATGCCCGCCTGGCCGCCGAACGTCACACTGACCAGCGTGACTTATTCCGGCCACCAGCCCCGGTGAGGTCCCCCCTCCTCGCGGGGCCGCGCCGCTGCTATCCTGTCTCCCGCGTCACCGGGGGTGCCCCTGCCACATCGGCATGGGCTGAGAAACACCCCAAAGAACCTGATCCGGGTCATACCGGCGGAGGGAGCGTGACGGGGCAGACCACAGACCCGGTCCAGAGCCGATGCCCCCAACCTCTCCCCTTCGTGACGCGAGGGGGACTTTTTATGTTCAAACAAGTCATGTTCAAGAAGGCACTGCTGCTCGGCCTGCTGCTCGCGGGCGCGGCCCACGCCCAGCCCGCACCGACCACCCTGACGGTCATCACCCACGATTCCTTCGACGTGGATAAGAAGCTGGTCGCGCAGTTCGAGCAGGCCAACCATGCCCGCGTGCGCTTCGTGAAGGGTGGCGACGCCGGGGAACTGCTCAACCGCCTCATCCTGACGCGCCGCGCCCCGCTGGCCGACGTGGTGTACGGCCTGGACAACACGTTGCTGCCCCGCGCGAGGGCTGCCGGGATTCTGGAGGCGTACAAGTCCCCGAACCTCGCCCGTGTTCCCGCCGCCGACCGCCTGGACGACGCGGGCCTGCTGAACACGGTGGACCGGGGCCTGGTGGCGCTGAACTACGACCGGGCCGCCTGGGCGAAGACAGGTCTGCCCCTCCCGAAAAGCCTGGACGACCTGAAAAAGCCCCAGTATGCCCGGCTGACCGTCGTGCCTTCCCCGGCGACCAGCAGCCCCGGCCTGGCCTTTTTGCTCGCCACCGTAAACCACTACGGCGAGGCGGGCGCGTGGGCGTGGTGGCGCGAGGCGCGTGCCAACGGCCTCAAGGTCACGCGCGGCTGGTCGGACGCCTATGAAAAGGACTTCAGCAAGAACGGCGGCCGCTCCCCCATCGTGCTGAGCTACGCCAGCAGCCCCGCCGCCGAGGTGTTCTACGCCGACGGCTACGACCCCCGGAAGCTCCCGGCGCAGTCGCCCACCGCCAACCTCTTCCTGCCCGGCAGCACCTTCCGGCAGCTCGAAGGCGTGGGCGTGCTCAGGGGCGCGAAGCAGCCCGAGCTGGCCCGCAAGTTCGTGGACTTCATGCTGAGTGCGCCCGTGCAGGCCGACATCCCCACCCGCATGTGGGTCTACCCCGCCGTGAGCGGCGTCCCGCTGGACCCCGTCTTCCGGTTCGCCGGGCAGCCGGAGGTACCCGCCGTCAAACCGGAAGTCCTCGCCAACCCGCAGCGGCTGGTGGATGCCTGGGTCAACAACGTGCTGCGGGCGCGGTAGGAGGGGGCGCGGTGCGCGGGAAGCGGGAGGCGGTGGGGGTGGGGCGGTCCCTCCACAGCCTCGGTGGTTCGGCCCGGCTCTACGCCTCTCGGCCATGACCCTCTCGCCCACGCTGCGGGGCTGGCTCCTCGCGCTGCCTCCCCTCCTCTTCCTGGGGCTGCTGCTCGCGCTGCCGCTGGGCCGCACCCTGGCCGAGGGCGGGGTGAACCTGGGCATCTGGCGTGACCCCTACTTCTTGGGGCGGCTGGGCTGGACGCTGGGGCAGGCCAGCGGGACGGCCCTGCTCGCGCTGGCGGTCGGGGGGCCATTGGCCTATCTGCTGTCCCGTTACGACGTGCCCGGCAAGAGGGCGCTGCTGCGCGTGCTGCTGCTGCCCTTCGTGACCCCGACGCTGGTGGCGGTGCTGGGCATCACGGCGCTGCTGGGGCCGCGCGGCTGGCTGAGCGGGCCGCTAGGCCTGGACCTGGAGGGCACGCCCGCCCTGCTGATCTTCGGGAACCTCTTTTTCAACCTGCCGGTAATGGTGCGCCTGGCCCACGGGGGCTTCTCGCGGGTGCCCCCTGCCCTGATAGGGGCCGCGCGGACGCTGGGGGCCTCGGGGCTGCGGGCCGCGCTGTCGGTGGCGCTGCCGCTGGCGTTGCCGGGCCTGATGGCCGGGTTCATCCTGGTGTTCCTGTACTCGGCGCTGAGCTTCGGGCTGCCGCTGGCGCTGGGCGGCGAGCGGTACGCGACGCTGGAGGTGGAAATCTACACCCTGACCGCCTACCAGCTCCGGCTGAGCGAGGCGAGCGCCCTGATTGCCGGGCAACTGCTGCTCACGCTGGCGGCGACGTGGGCCTACGTGCGGCTGCTGCGGGGGGGAACGGGCGTGCCCGCGAATAACCTTCCCCCGGCGCGGGGCGCAGCGGCGCTGCTGCTGTGGTCACTCGTGGCGCTGGTGCTGCTGATCTGCTTCGGGCCGCTGGTGGCGGTGGTCGTCCGCGGCCTGCTGGGGTCGGGCGGCCCCACGCTGGGCTACTGGCGGGGCGTCCTGACCGACCCCGACACGCCGCTGCTGCTGGGCAACACGGTGCGCTTCGGGCTGCTGGCCCTGGCCGGGGCCGCCCTGCTGGGCACGCTGCACGCCCTGGGCGCGTGGCTGGCGCGGTCGCGCACGCTGGACCTGCTCTCGCTGCTGCCGCTGATGGTGTCGCCGGTCAGCCTGGCGGTGGGCTACCTGCTGGCCTACCCGGCCCTCTCGGCCACACTGCCGATGCTGATCGCGGCCTACACGCTGCTGGGGTTTCCGCTGGTCACGCGCAGCGTGCTGCCCGCGCTGCGTGCCCTGCCCCCGCGCACGCTGGAAGCGGCCCGCACGCTGGGCGCGACAGCCCTGGCCGCGCACCGCACGGTCACGCTGCCCCTCACCCTTCCGGCGCTGCGGGGCGGGGCGGCCCTCGCGCTGGCGACGGTACTGGGCGAGTTCGGCGCGACGCTGGTGCTGACGCGGCCCGAGTGGGCCACCCTCAGCGTGGGTCTGTACGAGCGGCTGGGCCGCCCCGGCGAACGCAACCTGGGCGAGGCATGCGCGCTGGCGACGGTGCTGCTGCTGCTCGCGGGCCTGAGCTTCACGCTGCTGGACGGCGGCGAGGGGGAGGTGACGTGACCGCCCGCCGCACGCGGCACAATGACCCGGTGCGCCCCCCCGTGTCCGTCCTTCCCGCGCCGCGCCGCGCGGCCCGCTGGCCGGCGGCCCTGGCCCTCCTCCTGTTGTGCCCCCCGGCGGGTGCCCTCGGCACGCCGGCTCCCCTCCCGCCCGGCCTGACGGAAGCCCCGGCGCTGGCCTGCCAGGAAGCGCCCGACCCAGCAGGCGGCCCGCGGCCCTTCCTGTCCTCGGTCCCCGCGCGGCCCCTGCCGGACGGCGTCACGGGCCGGGTGGCCTTTTACGCGGCCGTGTACGGCCCGGACGGCCAGCCCCTGCGGGACGTGCGGCTGGGCGACGTGGACGCCCTGCACCCGCTGGCGAGCGCCTTCAAGTCGCTGGTGGTGCGGGCGGCCTTGCAGGAGGTGGACGCCGGAAGGCTCACGCTGGGTACGCAGCTCGAAACGACGCCGGGGCGGCGCAGCATCGAGCGGTATCCGGCGGGCCGCAACACGCTGGAGCAACTCGCCCGCTTCGCGCTGGTGCGCAGCGACAACACCGCCAGCGACATCCTGCACCTGGCGGCCGGCCCCGAGCGGGTGGCGCGCGCCGTGGCCGCCCTGAGCGCCTGCACCCACATTCTGCACACCACCAAGGCGTTGTGGGCCGCCCAGGCGGGCCTGCTGCCCGACGTGTTCCGCCCCGGCACGGACGCCGCCCGGTACGCCGCGCTGCCGCTGGAAGAACGTCTGCCGGTCGCGCAGGCCCTCAACCGCCGGGCGCAGGACCTTACCGGGCCGCAGGTGGAGACAGCCCTCGACCGCTACTTTCACGGTCAGGGCTACGACCCCGCGCTGGAACTCGCCTTGCAGAACACCAGCACCGCACGGGCCTACGCGGGCCTGCTGGCCCGGACCCTGCCCGGCAATGACCTGAAGCCCACCATCCGCCGCCTGTTCCGGGCCTGGCTCGCGGACGGCTGCTGCAAACCCGCCCACCCCACGCTCCCCGCGACGTTCTGGGGGGCCAAGGCGGGCAGCGGTTGGCGCATCCTCACGCTGACGGGGGCCGCGGAACTCCCCGGCGGCCAGGTGCTCGCCTACGCCTACCTCAACGATCAGAGCGGCACGCTGGACGCCGAGGACATGGAGCGCCAGATTCCGGCTGTGGTGCGCTGGCTGGACGCGACCCTCACGGCGCTGGCCGCGGGCGGACCGACCCCGTGAACGCCCTGAGCGTGGTCCACCTCGCCAAAGCCTTCGGGAACGTGCCGGCAGTGGTGGACCTGTCCCTCAGCGTCGCCCCAGGCGAGACCGTCGCCCTGCTGGGTCCCAGCGGCTGCGGCAAAAGCACCGTGCTGCGCTGCGTGGCGGGCCTGGAACGCCCGGACGCGGGGCAGGTCTGCATCGGGGGCCGGGACATGACGGCCCTCCCGCCGGAGGCGCGGCACGTCGGGCTGGTGTTTCAGGATTACGCCCTCTTCCCGCACCTGAGCGTGCTGGGCAACGTGGCCTACGGCCCCCGGATGCGTGGCGCGCGGCGGACTGAGGCGGAGGCGCGGGCGCGCGAGGCCCTCGCGCTGGTGGGCCTGGAGGCGCTGGCGGCCCGCCGGACCACCGAACTCTCCGGCGGGCAGGCGCAGCGGGTGGCGCTGGCGCGGGCGGTGGCAACGGGTTCGCCCCTGCTGCTGCTCGACGAGCCGCTCAGCAACCTGGACGAGCAACTGCGGGCACGGCTGCGGGCGGACCTGCGCGACCTGTTCGCCCGGCTGGGGGCGGGCGTGCTGCTCGTGACCCACGACCAGCGGGAGGCGCTGGCGGTGGCCGCGCGGGTGGCGGTGATGCGCGCGGGCCGGCTGGTGCAGGTGGGCGCGGCGGGGGAGGTCTTCGCGCGGCCCGCGACGGCGTGGGTGGCCGCCTTCTTGGGACACGCCAACGTGCTGCCCGGCCCCGGCGGCACCGCCCGCCTCATTCCCGAGGACGCCGTGCGGCTGGGCGAGGGGGAAGCCTTCCCCGTCACGGCCCGGCAGACCACCGACACCGGGACGGAGGTGATGGTGGGCCACCCCCTCGGTCCCCTCACGCTGCACCTCAGCCCGCGCGAGGCGGCGGACATCTGCGGGGGAAGGCTGCGCCTGACGGTGGACCCAGCA
Above is a genomic segment from Deinococcus carri containing:
- a CDS encoding serine hydrolase, with product MTARRTRHNDPVRPPVSVLPAPRRAARWPAALALLLLCPPAGALGTPAPLPPGLTEAPALACQEAPDPAGGPRPFLSSVPARPLPDGVTGRVAFYAAVYGPDGQPLRDVRLGDVDALHPLASAFKSLVVRAALQEVDAGRLTLGTQLETTPGRRSIERYPAGRNTLEQLARFALVRSDNTASDILHLAAGPERVARAVAALSACTHILHTTKALWAAQAGLLPDVFRPGTDAARYAALPLEERLPVAQALNRRAQDLTGPQVETALDRYFHGQGYDPALELALQNTSTARAYAGLLARTLPGNDLKPTIRRLFRAWLADGCCKPAHPTLPATFWGAKAGSGWRILTLTGAAELPGGQVLAYAYLNDQSGTLDAEDMERQIPAVVRWLDATLTALAAGGPTP
- a CDS encoding MarR family winged helix-turn-helix transcriptional regulator; translated protein: MTSSHSSFSQDEVYRLVRHTLRLSRHFRQALDEPLEQAVNLNTKEVLVLGAVMDGLETPGAVAEHHRLPAPTVTRIVTKLAGQGLLERVPDPGDLRRQRLRLTPAGEMARARTRAAAHDIVRAQFGHLPPAQVHAALLALEGLEAALALHAGKPRAETPAREEVGA
- a CDS encoding MFS transporter produces the protein MTFGGQAGIMDGFRATPGGRTMYSRPQDTGQEERGPQPAPARPRRPPRVWLILGLVLVALNLRPTIAGFGPLLAQIQAELRVNAATAGLLTTIPLLCWGLLAPLAPLLTRRRSSETVILASTAVIGVGALLRVGPSLPWILLGTVLVGAGIAVINVLLPSLVKRDFPERVGLMTGVYTLAVVSGAALASGLAVPLRTALGGSWRASLGVWVWLAVAGVLAWLPALFGRQTHERATGQGASVWRNPYALPVTLFMGFQGLVFFTWLTWLPRVLQDHGLSAAAGGLLLAAGNVVQLPFTLVVPVLAARLRKPSLLVAGAAALIGAGLLGLLLAPGWPLPWILLLGAGCGSTFPLALVFIAQRAAHPAQVPQLSALAQGFGYLLAATGPFIFGALHDRTHGWNAPLGFLLVGTGLTLVTGLLASRPRRFP
- a CDS encoding thiamine ABC transporter substrate-binding protein, yielding MFKQVMFKKALLLGLLLAGAAHAQPAPTTLTVITHDSFDVDKKLVAQFEQANHARVRFVKGGDAGELLNRLILTRRAPLADVVYGLDNTLLPRARAAGILEAYKSPNLARVPAADRLDDAGLLNTVDRGLVALNYDRAAWAKTGLPLPKSLDDLKKPQYARLTVVPSPATSSPGLAFLLATVNHYGEAGAWAWWREARANGLKVTRGWSDAYEKDFSKNGGRSPIVLSYASSPAAEVFYADGYDPRKLPAQSPTANLFLPGSTFRQLEGVGVLRGAKQPELARKFVDFMLSAPVQADIPTRMWVYPAVSGVPLDPVFRFAGQPEVPAVKPEVLANPQRLVDAWVNNVLRAR
- a CDS encoding iron ABC transporter permease — its product is MTLSPTLRGWLLALPPLLFLGLLLALPLGRTLAEGGVNLGIWRDPYFLGRLGWTLGQASGTALLALAVGGPLAYLLSRYDVPGKRALLRVLLLPFVTPTLVAVLGITALLGPRGWLSGPLGLDLEGTPALLIFGNLFFNLPVMVRLAHGGFSRVPPALIGAARTLGASGLRAALSVALPLALPGLMAGFILVFLYSALSFGLPLALGGERYATLEVEIYTLTAYQLRLSEASALIAGQLLLTLAATWAYVRLLRGGTGVPANNLPPARGAAALLLWSLVALVLLICFGPLVAVVVRGLLGSGGPTLGYWRGVLTDPDTPLLLGNTVRFGLLALAGAALLGTLHALGAWLARSRTLDLLSLLPLMVSPVSLAVGYLLAYPALSATLPMLIAAYTLLGFPLVTRSVLPALRALPPRTLEAARTLGATALAAHRTVTLPLTLPALRGGAALALATVLGEFGATLVLTRPEWATLSVGLYERLGRPGERNLGEACALATVLLLLAGLSFTLLDGGEGEVT
- a CDS encoding ABC transporter ATP-binding protein, with the protein product MNALSVVHLAKAFGNVPAVVDLSLSVAPGETVALLGPSGCGKSTVLRCVAGLERPDAGQVCIGGRDMTALPPEARHVGLVFQDYALFPHLSVLGNVAYGPRMRGARRTEAEARAREALALVGLEALAARRTTELSGGQAQRVALARAVATGSPLLLLDEPLSNLDEQLRARLRADLRDLFARLGAGVLLVTHDQREALAVAARVAVMRAGRLVQVGAAGEVFARPATAWVAAFLGHANVLPGPGGTARLIPEDAVRLGEGEAFPVTARQTTDTGTEVMVGHPLGPLTLHLSPREAADICGGRLRLTVDPARVLTLPDDRETA
- a CDS encoding NUDIX domain-containing protein, whose translation is MTFHLVAWLVLLDREGHVLLGRRAGVSYGEGLWGLPGGHVEPGEGLAEAAAREAREEVGVRVDPATLRFLGVSRYDLEGVVGTDFLFLAQTWEGRPHTSPETSEVAWFSPESLPPDCLPWLPGVLRAHLVQGVHLSEQRDGLAGLRLFPPVGQEDDSSPSR